CGGATCGAAATGGATTTCGGCACCGCGCCCGCCGGTGATCGCCTTGACCCGCTCGACCACGTCGTCGCGGCTGTAATCGATCAGATGGTCGGCGCCGGCCGATTTCGCAATCTCCAGTTTTTCGGGACTGCTCGCGGTGGCGATGACGGTGGCGCCGAGAATCTTGCCGATCTCGACCGCGGTCAGACCGACACCCCCACTGGCACCGTGAACGAGCAGGGTTTCGCCGGCCCGGATCGGCACCCGTACGGTGAGCGCGACATGGGAGGTGCCATAGGCGACCGGAAACGCGGCGGCGGTATCGAAATCCATCGCGTCGGGAATGCGAAAGACATTCTCCTCCGGCGCCATGACCTGCTCGGCGAAGGCGCCATAGGGAACCACCGCCATGACCCGGTCGCCGGGCGCGACCGCCGCGACGCCGGCGCCGATTTCGGCCACCGTCCCGGCCAATTCGAGACCGGGGCTGAACGGCCGGTCGGGACGCTCCTGGTAGGTGCCGGCGATGAGCAGGGTATCGGCGAAGTTTACCGCCGACGCCTCGACCGCGATGCGGACATGGCCGGGCATTAGCGCCGGCGGCTCGACATCGGCGAGCTTCAGGTCGTCGGGCGTACCCCAGTCGGTGCACAAAATGGCCCGCATGCAAGTCCTCCTAAGAACCGTCGATCCACGCGACGGACGGCTTGATGTCGCCGACATGGATCCCGCGACGGTTGTACAGCGGAACCTCGGCGAGGCCCCCGATCGCCGCCAGCCCGTCGTCGTCGAAATCGCCGAAGCGCGCCAGCAGCGCCGCCACCGCGACCTCGGCGGCACGGGTGGCGCCGTCGTCGATCTTGACCGCGATGCCGAGGCCGGCCTTGGGCAGGGCACCGAAATAGACACCCTCGGCGCCGACCTTGACCAGCGCCGCGCCGGCCGTAGCCTCCATGACCCGGGTGCAAAACCGGCCGCTGCCGCCGACCATGAA
The sequence above is a segment of the Alphaproteobacteria bacterium genome. Coding sequences within it:
- a CDS encoding NADPH:quinone oxidoreductase family protein, whose product is MRAILCTDWGTPDDLKLADVEPPALMPGHVRIAVEASAVNFADTLLIAGTYQERPDRPFSPGLELAGTVAEIGAGVAAVAPGDRVMAVVPYGAFAEQVMAPEENVFRIPDAMDFDTAAAFPVAYGTSHVALTVRVPIRAGETLLVHGASGGVGLTAVEIGKILGATVIATASSPEKLEIAKSAGADHLIDYSRDDVVERVKAITGGRGAEIHFDPVGGDAFSASMRCVAWGGKILIIGFASGKVPKIPANILLVKEIAVFGFYWGAYRIHAPEIVRDSFAELLGWFGAGRLHPHISHRFPLERTTNALKTVLARKSSGKVVITI